Below is a window of Anaeromyxobacter diazotrophicus DNA.
CCGGGCCGGAGGCGTACGGGTCGAGGCCGAGCCGCGCCATCCGGCCGTAGGCGAGGTTCGAGAAGAGGTCGTTGGAGGTGTACGGGAGCGTCAGCGCCGCCGTGGTGTGCAGCACCACCGCGCCGGCGAGCACGGTCCGCAGCTTCGCGCGCTCGTCCTCGACGGCGCGGAGGTAGGCGCGCGCCCCGGGCACGCTCACCGCGAGCCAGGCCAGGCCGAGCAGGCCGTAGCTCCACGGGGTGCCGGTCCGGTCCACCAGGAGCGTCCGCAGCCAGCCCACCCGGACCCAGGTGATGACGACCAGGGCCGCCAGGCTGAGGGCGAGCAGGGCGAGGAGCCTGCGCGTCGCGGGCGGGCCCGCCCCTTCGCCGCGGAGGAGCTGCACGGCGCCTACTGCCCGACGCGGGCGCCCCCCGCGATCGCCGCGGTGGGCGGCACCGGAGAGAAGAGCGACTCGCCGGCCTCGAGGCGGTAGACCCGCGCCACCTCGGCGCCGCGGACGCGCTCGACGTGCCACGGCGTCCGCTCGGCGAGGCGATCCAGCGCCTGGCTGTTGTGCCAGTACCGGCGGCCCGGCTCGACCACGACGTAGCACGGCTGGCCGGTCCGGCAGCCGTGGCTCTCGGTGATGGTGGAGGTCGCGAGGTCGGGCCGTCCGTCGCGATCGGCGTACAGGCGCGCGGGCCACTCGGTCTCGGAGCAGACCTCGGCGTTCGGCTCGGCGCGCCGGGCGATGGCGGCGACGGCCTCGCGGAACCCGACGTCGAAGAGGTCGCAGTGCGGGAAGAACCACGTCACGCGCGCGTCGCCGCCGCCGAGCGCGTTCACGTACATGCGGTAGTGCGGCGCGTGGGTGACGGCGGCGTGCGCCTCGGCGGCGGTGACGAGGAGCGCGGTGCCGACGAAGGCCAGGCGCTGCAGCGAGAAGCGCACCCCGCCGCCGACGTGGGAGCGGAGGCGGGTCGCCGCGGCGCGGGCCAGGACCGCGGTGGCGTGCCCCGCGAGCAGGAAGAACGCGGGCGCGACCGAGGTGAAGTACCGGCCGTACTTGGCGCCGGTGATGAGGAAGCTCAGGTACCACACCGCCATCCAGACGAGGACGATGCGGTGGGACGGCGTCCGCTTCCAGAGGGCGATGCCGAGGCCGATCGCGGCCAGGATCACCGTGGGGAGCGCCAGCTTCACCGCCGCGAACACGAGGTAGAACCAGGGCGGCGTGGCCCCGAGGTAGCGGAGGCCGATGTTCGAGTAGAGCTGCCCCATGAAGAGGATGCTCTCGCTCGTGGCGCGATCGCCGATGTGGGCGCCGTGCGTCCAGCGCCACAGGTACTCCCAGGTCCGCGGCGCGAGGAGCGGGAAGTCGAGCGCGAGGAACGTCGCCGCGGCCACGCCCACGAGCGCCGCCCACCGCGCCGGCGAGATCTGCCAGCGCGCGCCCCGCCGCGTCCACGCCCAGGCGAGCAGCGGGATGGGGAAGAAGAAGAAGTAGTACTTGGCCGCGAACATGACGCCGACCATCGCGGCGGCGACGAGCTCCCACCGGCGCGCGTCGCGGGCGCGCCCCTCGGCCGCCGCGTTGAGCGCCGCGACGAACGCGCGGAGCACGAGCAGCAGCGCCAGCCCGACGAGCACGTCCTCCCGCGCCACGCGCTGGTACCCGATGAAGGTGGTGGAGCAGGCGGCGAGCGCCGCCGCGAGCAGCCCCGCGTACCGCCCGAAGAGCGTGCGGCCGAGGTCGGCGATGGCCCAGAGCGTGAGCCCGCCGAGGAGCGCGTTGGGCAGCCGCGTCACGAGCTCCGGGTCGAGGCGCTTCGGCAGGAGCGCGATCGCGATCGCGACCAGGCCCTTCGAGAGGATGGGGTGCTCGAGCTCGTCGGCGAGGAAGTCGAAGCGGAGGTAGTTGTGGGCGATGAGCCAGGTGTGGACCTCGTCGTCGGCGAAGCCCTCGGCCGCGAGGCCGCGCAGCCGGAACCAGAGCCCCACCGTCACGATGAGACCGAGCGTCACGAGGCCCGCCCAGCCCCACGGCTGGACGCCCTGCGAGCCGGCGAGCCCGTGCAACGCCGGGCCGGACGCGTACCGGTCGCGCGGCGCGGGCGCGAGGCCGATCTTCTGAGCAGCGACGGACGTCGTTCTCAAAGCCTCTCCTCCCACGCCCCCGCGCGGGTACCGCGACAGCGGCTGTTATTACCACGAGCCCGCCGCGCCGCGCCAAGTTGGCGACTGTCCCAGCAGATTTTCTGAGCACTGGGGCATCCATGTCAGACCAATCGCGGGTCAATTCTGACGTCGATGCCCTGGTTGCGGTGCCCAGCGCACCCCCGCCCACCGCGCGGGGAGCCGCGATCGAGGGGATCTGCGGCCGGGGCGCCCGCGGAGCGGCGGGCGGCGCCGCGCCCCGGGACCTTCACCCTTCGTGCAGGCGAGGCGCCGGCGCGAGCGGTGGCGCGGTCAGCGCAGCGTGACCACGAAGCCGCCGAAGTCGGCGGCGCTCGGGCTCTGCGTCTGGTCGCCGTCGCTCATGACCCCGATGCCCATGAACTCGGGGGCCTCGGCCCCGCTGCGCCCCGCGTCGAAGTGGCGCCGGAACTCGGCCAGGGGGTCGACCTCGACCGTGCGCCACACCCCCACCGGCCCGCCGGTCTCCGCGACGATGGTGTCCTGCGCGTTCACCAGGTTCCGGCGCTGGTCGCAGGTCGCCCGCCAGGGGCCGACCGTGCTCCAGACGTACTTGAGCGCGTACCAGCGGAAGCCGCGCTTGAACGTGAGGTACACCACGGCGGCGGAGTCGTTCTTGCCGGAGACGCACTCGTTGCCGCCGACGGGCAGGATCGCCGCGCGCCAGCGCCAGCGCACCCGGGCGGCCGAGCGGCGCAGCCGGTCGGGCATGGTCCACGCCAGCACGGTCGTCTCCATGGGCGGCACGTACGAGCCGTGGAGGTACTCGCCGTCCGCGTCCGCCACCACCGTGTAGTAGTTGATCGGCCCGGAGTCGTTCTTCACCACCTGGAAGTCGCGCACGTCGACCCGGAGCGCCTTCGGGTCCTCGGGCGCGCCGCTCCCGTGAGGCGCGACGGCGCCGTCCGCGGGCGGCGGGGCCTCGGGCGCCGGGCCAGCCGCGAGCCCGGGCGACGCCGCCAGCGCGAGCGCCGCGGCCAGCGCCCGGCCGCCTCCGCGCACGGGGGCCCTCACGCGTGCTCCCGCCGCCGGACGATCGCGATCGCCGGCAGGAGCACCAGGGCCGCGACGATGGTGGTGAGCTCGCCGATCATCGCGTACCAGCCGAAGGAGCGGATCGCCTTGTTGAGCGAGAAGATCATCGAGCCGTAGCCGACCACGGTGGTCCAGGAGCACAGCGCGACGGCCGGCCCGACCTCGGCCAGCGCGGCGAGCACGTCCCCGCGGCGCTCGGCGCGCTCGGCCACGTTCACGCCGTAGTCGACCGCGATGCCGAAGGTGATGGGGAAGACGATGAAGTTGAACACGTTGATCCTCAGCCCGATGAGGGTCCCGACCCCCGCCATGAGGACCGCGCCCGCGAAGAGCGAGGTCAGCACCTGGCTGGAGAGCCGCCAGCGCCGGTAGAACAGCGCGACGAGCAGGCAGACTCCCGCGAACGAGAGGAGGGTGGTCACCGGCCCCTCCCGCTGCACGTTCGAGAGGAGGTCGGCGAAGATGAGGTTCTCTCCGACCGCGTCCCAGGTCCGCCCACCCACGGGCACCCCGCGCACCAGCGACGCGAAGGCGAACATGTTCTGGGCGAGCTCGAGCTTGGCGTCGCCCGAGGCGCGCACGAAGGCGATGCGCCCGACGGTGCCGTCCCGCTCGCGGAAGCGGTCGACGAGGCTGGCGGGCGCCTCGGCCACGGTCATGGGCCGCTGGCGGGCCAGGTCGGCGCGGAGGGCGCGCGCCCGGGCCGCCTCGGCGGGCGGGAGCGCCTCCAGCGTCGCCTGGCTCAGGCCGGCGCGGAGCTCGGCCAGCAGCGCCAGCTTCTCCGGCTGGTGCTCCGGGACCACGCTGGCGAGCGTCTCGCAGCCGTCGACGATGCCCTGCTGTCGGCGCTCCGCCGTGCGCTCCCGCACGACGCGGCAGTAGGCGTCGGCGTCCGCCTCCGAGGGCAGGAGCGCGATCGCGCCGGCGTTGGAGCGCCCGGTGGCGGCGTTGGCGCGGGCCGCGTCGCGCGCCGCCTCGGGGTCCCCGCGCACGTCGTTCGACAGGTTCGCGAGGTTCGTCTCCTCGACGGTGCCGAGCCGCGAGACGAAGTACCCGCCCGCGGCCAGCGTCGCGACCCCGAAGAGGACCGTCACCAGGAGCGGCCGGGCGAACGCCCGCTCCAGCCAGGAGGGCACGGCGCGCCCGGGGGGGCCGCCGGCCGCGCCGGGGGCGGCGCGCCAGGGCCGGACCCGCTCGAGGAGCTGCATGAGCGCCGGGACGAGCGCGAAGGTGAGCACCCAGCACAGCGTCATGCCGATGCCGCCGATGAACCCGAAGTGCCTGAAGCCGCGGTTCGCGGCCAGGATGAGGGTGCCGAAGGAGACGCTGGTGGCGATGGCGGCGAGCAGGGTGGCCTTGGCGGCGTCGCGCGCCGCCTCCAGGCAGGCCGGCTCGAGGCCGATCCCGCGCCGCCGCAGCTGGTTCAGCCGCGCCAGGTAGATGAGGCCGTAGTTGATGCCGTTCCCCACCACGATGGAGCCGAGGAACGCGGTCTGCGTGTTGAGGTAGCCGATGACGAGGCGGGTGATCCCGAAGGTGATCGCGATCGCGACCAGGATGGCCACCGCCAGCACCGCCACCGAGCGCAGGTCGCGGAAGAAGAGCACGAGCGAGGTCAGGACGAGCGCGAACACGAACAGGAACGTCGAGCCGACGTCGTGGATGATGGACTCGTACTCCACGAGCAGCGCCGGGAAGGTGCCGCCGAAGCCAACCCGCAGGTGCTGGCCGGCCGGCTCCTTCAGGCGCGCGTCGGCGGTGGCGCGCATGCGGTCGAGCAGGGCGCGCGTCTCCGCCACCCCGAGGCTCGTGCCGGTGGGGCGGACCACGATCGTCACGGAGCGCCCGTCCGGGTGGACGAGGTAGCCGTCGCGGTAGCGGGCGAAGCGCTTCGCCACCTGCTCCCGGGGCGTCGGCTTGGAGGGGTCGAGGACGTCGGCGAGCGGGCCGGCGCGGAGCGCGCGGACCGGCTCCGGGGGCGCGTCGTCGAGCCCGAGGTCGAGGAGGCGCGCCTTCGCCCGGGCCTTCTCCTGGCGGAGCGCGTCGCGCGCCCGCTGCAGGTCCTCGAGCGGCACGAACATGGGCCAGTGGTCGCCGAACCAGGACTCGACCGGCTTCATGCTCCACTCGACCGAGCGGATCACGCCCGGGCCGTAGGCGAGGTAGTCGTCGGCCAGGAGCTTGCCCATCGCCTCCGCGCGCGCGAGGTCCTGCGGGCCCGCCACCGCCTCCACCATGACGAGCACGGTGCCGTCCCCGCCGACCCGCCGGACGAGGTCGTGGAGGAGGCGCACGCTCGGGACGTCGGAGGGGAGGAGCTCCGCGAAGCTCGAGCGGACCTCGAGCCGCGAGGCCAGCAGCCCGCTCCCCACGGCGAGGGCGAGCGCGGTGCCGAGGTACAGCCACGGGTGCCGCAGCGAGGACGCGGTGAGCCGGTCGAGGAGGGGAGGGCGCGGCGGCTGGGTCATGGGCGTCGGGGAGGCTCCGGGCTGCCGGACTTCGTACCACGGGCGCGCGCGCCCGTAGAGGGGCGGCGCGCGAGGGTCGAGATCGGCGCCGGGGACTGCGTTAAGCTCCCGGCTCCCACCGAACGAGGTCCCCATGAACCGCGTCAAGAACTTCAACGCCGGCCCCGCCGCCCTCCCGCTGCCCGCGCTCGAGCGCGCCCGCGACGAGCTCGTCGACTTCGCCAGCAGCGGCATGTCGGTCATGGAGCACAGCCACCGCGGCAAGGAGTACGAGAAGGTCCACGACGAGGCCATCGCGCTCCTCCGCGAGCTGCTCGGCGTACCCGACAGCCACGAGGTGCTCTTCGTGCAGGGCGGCGCCTCGCAGCTCTTCGCGCAGATCCCGATGAACCTGGTGGAGAAGGGCCGCACCGCAGAGTACGTGGTGAGCGGCGCCTGGGGCGAGAAGGCCTTCTCCGAGGCGAAGGTCGCGACCGCCATGCTGGGCGGCGCCGCCCGCGTCTCGTGCTCCACCGGGGTGGGCGAGGGCAAGGAGAAGAGCTACACGCGCGTCCCGCGCCCGGCGGAGGTGAAGGTCGACCCCGAGTCGGCCTACGTGCACGTCACCTCGAACGAGACCATCCACGGCGTGCAGTACGAGGTCGACCCGGGCCGGCCGTTCCCCGCGCCCGGCGCCGTCCCGCTGATCGCCGACATGTCGAGCGACTTCCTGTGGCGGAGGTTCGACCCGGCGCGCTTCGGGCTCGTCTACGCCGGCGCCCAGAAGAACATCGGGCCGTCGGGCGTGGTGGTGGTGATCGTCTCGAAGGAGCTCGTCGCTCGCGGTCGCAAGGACATCCCCAAGATCTTCCAGCTCCGCACGCCGGCCGAGAACCGGTCGCTCTACAACACGCCGCCCACCTTCGGCATCTACATGATCCGCAACGTCCTCGCCTGGCTGAAGGGCCAGGGCGGACTCGGCGCCATGGAGCAGCGCAACCGGCTGAAGGCGCAGAAGCTCTACGCCGCCATCGACCAGCACGCGTCCTTCTACCGCTCGCCGGTCGAGCGGGAGAGCCGCTCGGTGATGAACGTCGTCTTCCGGCTCCCCTCCGAGCAGGACGAGGAGCGGTTCGTGGCCGAGGCGAAGAAGCGCGGGATGGTCGGGCTCAAGGGGCACCGCTCGGTGGGCGGCATCCGCGTCTCGACCTACAACGCGGTGGAGCCGGCCTGGGTGGACGAGCTCATCGCCTTCATGGGCGAGTTCGCGCGCGGCGCCTGAGATCCCCCTGTCGAGGGGGGGTGCGCGACGCCATACCGCAGCCCGAGGGCTCCCCTTGAACGAGGGACAGTGGTCTGATCCCTGCGCAGGAGGGAGCCATGGGCGCGTTCCGGCACATCCTCTTCGCGACGGATCTCGACGGCTCCTCGGCGGGCGCGCTCCAGGTGGCGCTCGACATGGCGAGCAGCATGAACGCCGCGCTGTCGGTCGTGCACGTCTGCGAGCTCGGGGGCTACGCCGCCGCCGCCATGTGCGAGGCGGGAGGCGACCTCGCCTCGCCGCTGGTGGAGGAGGCGCAGCGCGCGCTGGAGCGGCTCGTGGCGCGGGCCGACCGCGACGGCGTCCACCCGCGCGCGCTGGTGAAGCTCGGCGCGCCCTGGCAGGAGATCGTGGCCGCCGCGGAGGAGGAGCGCGCCGACCTCATCGTGATGGGCACGCACGGCCGGCGGGGCCTCGCCCACGCGCTCCTCGGCAGCGTGGCCGAGAAGGTGGTCCAGACCTCGCCGGTGCCGGTGCTCACCGTGAGGCAGGCGGACCCGGCGGCGGCCGCGCTCAAGCTGGTGTGAGCACCAGCGGGAGCTGGGCCGCGCCGGGGTCGAGGCCGGCCAGCACCGCCGCCCCGTAGGGCCCGGCGCGGGCGCAGGCCTCGACCACCGGGAGCCCGCAGGCCAGGAAGAACGTGAGCGCGCCGGCGAAGCTGTCGCCCGCGCCGTAGGCGGCGCCGGTGACGCGCGCCGGGGGCGGCGCCGGGAAGCGCTCCACCGTCCCGTCCGCGCGCTCGACGCGCCCGCCCGCCGGGCCCTCGGTCAGGACGAGCGCGCCCGGGGGGACCGGGTAGTCGGCGAGCCGGCTCGCCTCGCGCGGGTCGACCGCGCTCCCCACCACCACGTCGGCGCGTACGCCCGAGGCCGCCAGCGCCTCCCGCCGGCGCGCGCTGACGACGAGGCGCCGGGCCGCGCGGCAGCGCCGCAGCGCCGCGGGGTCCTGGGCGGTGAAGTAGACCGCGTCGCAGGCGGCGAGCAGCTCCCAGGGCAGGGGGTCCTCGGCCCGCGGGTGGAGCGGCTCGCCCACGACGACGATGGTGCGCTCGCCGTCCGGGGTCACGAGGACGACGTCGCGGGTGTGCGGGCCGGCGCGGCGCGCCGCGTGGACCGTGGCCGCGGCGCCGCGCAGCGCCGCCGCGACCTCGCCCGCCGCCTCGTCCGAGCCGAGCGCCGTGAAGAGGTGCACCTCGGCCGGCGCCTTCGCCAGCTGCAGGAGCGCCACCCCGCCCCCGCCGCCGGCGAAGGTCCGGGGCGCGGCGAGGTGCGCGATGCCGCCGGGAGGCGGCAGCGCCGGGACGCGCCCCAGGGTCACGTGCTCGACGTGTCCGACCACCGCCAGCCGCAGGACCCCGCGCGTCACGAGGTCCTCATGCCCGGCGCGCTACTCCAGGTCCAGCGTCTTGTAGGTCCCGCTGCCGTCGAGGACGGTCCCCCATACCTTGTGGGAGGCCTGGTGCTCGGAGGGGCCGAACGAGAGCGGCACGCCGATGCCGAGGTCGAGCCCGCGGATGCTCTCCAGCGCGTCGACCAGGGTGTCGGTGGTGAGGTTCTTCCCGGCGCGCTTCAGGCCCTCCACCAGCAGCGTGCCCGCCAGGTAGCCCTCCAGCGAGACGAAGTCGGGGCGCTCTCCCGGCGCGTGGCGCGCGAGCAGGTCCTTGTAGCGGAGGATGGCGGTGGCGGCGGAGGTCGGCAGCGGCACGACCTGGGTCACGATCACGCCCTCCGCGAAGCGGGGGCCGAGCGGCATCAGCTCCTCGGCCAGCTCGTTCGAGCCGACGAAGGAGACGTTGGTGAAGACGAGCGGAGCGCCGGACTCCTTCACCTTCTCGATGAAGCGCGCCGCCGCCTTGTAGGTCGCGACCATCACCACCGCCTTG
It encodes the following:
- a CDS encoding efflux RND transporter permease subunit, with translation MTQPPRPPLLDRLTASSLRHPWLYLGTALALAVGSGLLASRLEVRSSFAELLPSDVPSVRLLHDLVRRVGGDGTVLVMVEAVAGPQDLARAEAMGKLLADDYLAYGPGVIRSVEWSMKPVESWFGDHWPMFVPLEDLQRARDALRQEKARAKARLLDLGLDDAPPEPVRALRAGPLADVLDPSKPTPREQVAKRFARYRDGYLVHPDGRSVTIVVRPTGTSLGVAETRALLDRMRATADARLKEPAGQHLRVGFGGTFPALLVEYESIIHDVGSTFLFVFALVLTSLVLFFRDLRSVAVLAVAILVAIAITFGITRLVIGYLNTQTAFLGSIVVGNGINYGLIYLARLNQLRRRGIGLEPACLEAARDAAKATLLAAIATSVSFGTLILAANRGFRHFGFIGGIGMTLCWVLTFALVPALMQLLERVRPWRAAPGAAGGPPGRAVPSWLERAFARPLLVTVLFGVATLAAGGYFVSRLGTVEETNLANLSNDVRGDPEAARDAARANAATGRSNAGAIALLPSEADADAYCRVVRERTAERRQQGIVDGCETLASVVPEHQPEKLALLAELRAGLSQATLEALPPAEAARARALRADLARQRPMTVAEAPASLVDRFRERDGTVGRIAFVRASGDAKLELAQNMFAFASLVRGVPVGGRTWDAVGENLIFADLLSNVQREGPVTTLLSFAGVCLLVALFYRRWRLSSQVLTSLFAGAVLMAGVGTLIGLRINVFNFIVFPITFGIAVDYGVNVAERAERRGDVLAALAEVGPAVALCSWTTVVGYGSMIFSLNKAIRSFGWYAMIGELTTIVAALVLLPAIAIVRRREHA
- a CDS encoding glycosyltransferase family 39 protein; translation: MRTTSVAAQKIGLAPAPRDRYASGPALHGLAGSQGVQPWGWAGLVTLGLIVTVGLWFRLRGLAAEGFADDEVHTWLIAHNYLRFDFLADELEHPILSKGLVAIAIALLPKRLDPELVTRLPNALLGGLTLWAIADLGRTLFGRYAGLLAAALAACSTTFIGYQRVAREDVLVGLALLLVLRAFVAALNAAAEGRARDARRWELVAAAMVGVMFAAKYYFFFFPIPLLAWAWTRRGARWQISPARWAALVGVAAATFLALDFPLLAPRTWEYLWRWTHGAHIGDRATSESILFMGQLYSNIGLRYLGATPPWFYLVFAAVKLALPTVILAAIGLGIALWKRTPSHRIVLVWMAVWYLSFLITGAKYGRYFTSVAPAFFLLAGHATAVLARAAATRLRSHVGGGVRFSLQRLAFVGTALLVTAAEAHAAVTHAPHYRMYVNALGGGDARVTWFFPHCDLFDVGFREAVAAIARRAEPNAEVCSETEWPARLYADRDGRPDLATSTITESHGCRTGQPCYVVVEPGRRYWHNSQALDRLAERTPWHVERVRGAEVARVYRLEAGESLFSPVPPTAAIAGGARVGQ
- the serC gene encoding 3-phosphoserine/phosphohydroxythreonine transaminase, with protein sequence MNRVKNFNAGPAALPLPALERARDELVDFASSGMSVMEHSHRGKEYEKVHDEAIALLRELLGVPDSHEVLFVQGGASQLFAQIPMNLVEKGRTAEYVVSGAWGEKAFSEAKVATAMLGGAARVSCSTGVGEGKEKSYTRVPRPAEVKVDPESAYVHVTSNETIHGVQYEVDPGRPFPAPGAVPLIADMSSDFLWRRFDPARFGLVYAGAQKNIGPSGVVVVIVSKELVARGRKDIPKIFQLRTPAENRSLYNTPPTFGIYMIRNVLAWLKGQGGLGAMEQRNRLKAQKLYAAIDQHASFYRSPVERESRSVMNVVFRLPSEQDEERFVAEAKKRGMVGLKGHRSVGGIRVSTYNAVEPAWVDELIAFMGEFARGA
- a CDS encoding PfkB family carbohydrate kinase — protein: MTRGVLRLAVVGHVEHVTLGRVPALPPPGGIAHLAAPRTFAGGGGGVALLQLAKAPAEVHLFTALGSDEAAGEVAAALRGAAATVHAARRAGPHTRDVVLVTPDGERTIVVVGEPLHPRAEDPLPWELLAACDAVYFTAQDPAALRRCRAARRLVVSARRREALAASGVRADVVVGSAVDPREASRLADYPVPPGALVLTEGPAGGRVERADGTVERFPAPPPARVTGAAYGAGDSFAGALTFFLACGLPVVEACARAGPYGAAVLAGLDPGAAQLPLVLTPA
- a CDS encoding DUF3047 domain-containing protein; the protein is MRAPVRGGGRALAAALALAASPGLAAGPAPEAPPPADGAVAPHGSGAPEDPKALRVDVRDFQVVKNDSGPINYYTVVADADGEYLHGSYVPPMETTVLAWTMPDRLRRSAARVRWRWRAAILPVGGNECVSGKNDSAAVVYLTFKRGFRWYALKYVWSTVGPWRATCDQRRNLVNAQDTIVAETGGPVGVWRTVEVDPLAEFRRHFDAGRSGAEAPEFMGIGVMSDGDQTQSPSAADFGGFVVTLR
- a CDS encoding universal stress protein; the encoded protein is MGAFRHILFATDLDGSSAGALQVALDMASSMNAALSVVHVCELGGYAAAAMCEAGGDLASPLVEEAQRALERLVARADRDGVHPRALVKLGAPWQEIVAAAEEERADLIVMGTHGRRGLAHALLGSVAEKVVQTSPVPVLTVRQADPAAAALKLV